A genomic window from Levilactobacillus yonginensis includes:
- a CDS encoding MarR family winged helix-turn-helix transcriptional regulator yields the protein MEDSILDFTTNLAILHRQFQRAMNQILEADEMPINITEFYLLVLVSETSQLNQRKAAWTMAVDEGLMARMVHHMVGLSLLGKETDPADRRNRRLTLTAEGQHLVKQAVAVLHEWWQQATPTDTDFDYATITTQLQQLSSRVLQVDRQTDSH from the coding sequence ATGGAAGACTCAATACTAGACTTCACCACGAATCTGGCCATCCTCCACCGCCAATTTCAACGGGCGATGAACCAGATTCTTGAAGCCGATGAGATGCCCATCAACATTACTGAATTTTATCTGTTAGTTTTAGTCTCTGAGACCAGTCAACTGAATCAACGCAAGGCCGCCTGGACCATGGCAGTTGATGAAGGTCTAATGGCCCGGATGGTTCACCACATGGTCGGTCTTTCCCTGCTTGGCAAGGAAACCGATCCTGCAGACCGACGGAACCGCCGCTTAACATTAACGGCAGAAGGTCAACATTTAGTCAAACAGGCCGTCGCCGTTCTGCACGAGTGGTGGCAACAGGCCACACCAACCGATACTGATTTTGACTACGCGACAATTACCACCCAACTCCAGCAACTTTCTTCACGAGTCTTGCAAGTTGACCGTCAAACGGATAGTCACTAG
- a CDS encoding LVIS_2131 family protein → MKSTWNLVGMTLWLIVLVTLVWMVHDMRVRRIRLIVKEHHSFSWKNFSISTIELVVWLLFFGGMSYTTFFQNVNQLGTRVSQTTRYEPLVINTGSSNGSAYYVSVNNSTGKKPVQTYTYLTEGEKYQVRSTDATVSDGKKAINLPASAYKWNTQKVTKYDQRHQKAWVGVIETTYKKSFVNGIGLHAGRLANRFTLIRIPDHSFMLRE, encoded by the coding sequence ATGAAATCAACATGGAACTTAGTGGGGATGACCCTGTGGCTTATCGTCCTCGTCACGCTGGTCTGGATGGTCCACGATATGCGGGTTCGTCGGATCCGTTTAATTGTTAAAGAGCACCATAGTTTTTCCTGGAAGAACTTTAGCATTTCAACCATTGAATTGGTTGTTTGGCTACTCTTCTTTGGGGGGATGAGTTACACGACTTTCTTCCAAAATGTTAACCAACTGGGAACGCGGGTCAGTCAAACAACGCGTTATGAACCGCTAGTCATCAACACGGGGAGTAGTAACGGCTCAGCCTACTACGTTTCTGTAAACAATAGTACGGGGAAAAAGCCCGTACAGACTTACACGTACCTGACTGAGGGTGAGAAGTACCAAGTTCGTAGTACGGACGCCACGGTCTCTGATGGTAAGAAAGCCATCAACCTTCCAGCTTCGGCTTACAAATGGAATACGCAGAAGGTGACTAAGTATGACCAACGCCATCAAAAGGCGTGGGTCGGGGTCATCGAAACCACGTACAAGAAATCATTCGTCAATGGGATCGGCTTGCACGCCGGTCGTCTGGCGAACCGCTTCACGCTGATTCGGATTCCGGATCATTCCTTCATGTTACGAGAGTAG
- a CDS encoding linear amide C-N hydrolase, giving the protein MCTSLTYTSASAHHFFARTMDFPTTTPWRPVFLPRNYRWATALHTFRTTRYAILGGGRIASDFSAYLMADGVNENGISCAELYLPGVASYADAPVAGNINLTPQDFINWALGEHATLDALVADLPQVTLVGRKWGQDQHVYPFHWILSDQSGQTLVIEPTGGPLHADRNPAGVLTNTPVLPTHLQNLNNFLNVTGSEFSGQTAMAAHDYLASQAPLPSGPVPTRRFIHMAIRKWGTPAFTTTTESITGIFNWLAEVVLPYDPARRTQPNHNYTHYRSVIDLNTLNYFFIPRTTQRLQQITLTPEMAAYRRFPHAYPAN; this is encoded by the coding sequence GTGTGTACTAGTCTAACCTATACCTCCGCTTCTGCCCACCATTTTTTTGCCCGAACCATGGATTTTCCGACCACCACTCCCTGGCGGCCCGTCTTTCTGCCGCGCAACTACCGCTGGGCAACGGCCTTACATACTTTTCGGACCACGCGTTATGCAATTCTAGGCGGTGGTCGCATTGCTAGTGACTTCTCCGCCTACCTGATGGCTGACGGCGTAAATGAAAACGGTATCAGCTGTGCCGAACTCTACTTACCTGGTGTAGCATCTTATGCCGATGCCCCCGTCGCGGGGAATATCAACCTCACCCCCCAGGACTTCATCAACTGGGCCCTAGGTGAACACGCCACCCTCGACGCACTCGTTGCCGACCTCCCCCAAGTCACCCTGGTTGGCCGCAAATGGGGGCAGGATCAGCACGTCTACCCTTTCCACTGGATTCTCAGCGACCAGTCCGGCCAAACGCTCGTCATTGAACCCACCGGTGGCCCACTGCACGCCGACCGCAATCCGGCAGGCGTATTGACCAACACCCCGGTGCTACCCACTCATTTGCAGAATCTAAACAATTTTCTAAACGTCACTGGATCAGAATTCTCGGGTCAAACGGCTATGGCCGCCCACGACTATCTGGCGAGCCAAGCACCACTTCCGAGTGGCCCAGTACCCACGCGTCGATTCATCCACATGGCTATTAGAAAATGGGGGACCCCCGCTTTCACAACAACCACTGAAAGTATCACCGGAATTTTCAATTGGTTAGCAGAAGTTGTCCTGCCCTATGACCCCGCCAGACGGACCCAACCCAACCATAATTACACCCATTATCGGTCGGTTATCGATTTAAATACGCTAAATTACTTTTTTATCCCCCGAACTACTCAGCGGCTGCAACAAATTACTTTGACACCAGAAATGGCGGCCTACCGGCGTTTCCCGCACGCCTACCCGGCCAATTAA
- a CDS encoding NAD(P)H-hydrate epimerase — MSKAITIAEAQRYDAHTINKVGIPALVLMERAALATFNNILNDDFDLSHVVVVAGVGNNGGDGIAVARLLKIRGIDVELYILGDLEKATPQTNQQLKIAQYYGIPVTNDLTHVVAASMIVDAIFGVGLSREITGNFANAINAINAADAKKVAIDVPSGINADTGDVMGVAVVADSTTTMAYNKIGLLTASGKHHAGTVHVADIGIYAQDHLEHVR, encoded by the coding sequence ATGAGTAAAGCTATTACCATTGCTGAAGCCCAACGCTATGATGCCCATACGATTAATAAGGTCGGGATTCCCGCATTAGTTCTGATGGAGCGGGCCGCTCTGGCTACCTTTAACAACATTTTAAACGACGATTTTGATCTGAGCCACGTGGTTGTGGTTGCCGGTGTAGGGAACAACGGGGGTGACGGTATTGCCGTGGCCCGGTTGCTTAAGATTCGGGGAATCGACGTCGAACTCTACATCCTAGGAGACCTCGAAAAGGCAACCCCGCAGACCAACCAACAGCTAAAAATTGCACAGTACTATGGCATTCCCGTCACCAATGATTTAACTCACGTGGTCGCCGCTAGCATGATTGTCGACGCCATCTTCGGCGTTGGCTTGTCTCGCGAAATCACGGGGAACTTCGCCAATGCCATCAATGCCATCAACGCTGCTGATGCCAAGAAGGTCGCCATCGATGTACCATCTGGCATTAACGCCGACACCGGCGACGTCATGGGCGTTGCCGTGGTGGCTGACAGCACGACAACCATGGCCTACAACAAGATTGGTCTCTTGACTGCTAGCGGCAAGCATCACGCTGGCACGGTCCACGTCGCCGACATTGGAATTTACGCGCAGGACCATTTGGAACATGTTCGCTAA
- a CDS encoding C40 family peptidase: MKTTFTNILLSVMAAVAFAIAGIAITQPTDASAATMSYNKIHKVAKAQLGKPYGWGSTGPSRFDCSGLTSYVYKKGASKKIPRTAQAQYNKFKHVSYKNIKKGDLVFFGGSKRSISHVGLYVGKGKMIDSQNRGVVTEAVHAPWWHAVGYARVGNLQ, from the coding sequence ATGAAGACGACGTTTACTAACATTTTATTATCCGTGATGGCCGCTGTAGCATTTGCAATTGCAGGTATCGCCATTACCCAACCAACTGATGCATCCGCAGCTACCATGTCCTACAACAAGATCCACAAAGTTGCTAAAGCACAATTAGGTAAGCCTTACGGTTGGGGTTCAACTGGTCCTTCCCGTTTTGATTGCTCTGGTCTTACTAGCTACGTTTACAAGAAGGGTGCTTCCAAGAAGATTCCTCGTACCGCCCAAGCACAATACAACAAGTTCAAGCACGTGAGCTACAAGAACATCAAGAAGGGTGACCTGGTCTTCTTCGGTGGTTCCAAGCGTTCTATCTCTCACGTTGGTCTGTACGTTGGTAAGGGTAAGATGATCGATTCCCAAAACCGCGGTGTTGTGACTGAAGCCGTTCACGCCCCATGGTGGCACGCTGTTGGTTACGCCCGTGTTGGTAACCTTCAATAA
- a CDS encoding prolyl oligopeptidase family serine peptidase → MSKSVSAQDLFKLVALSQPLASNGQVFFVENGVDQASNGYVSQIKRLGVGGGTQNVAVNGRLNLQPTVAGNSLYYTATVDQAKAQLFRVPVTGGEPTAVTTSTPNEAVNTVFAAADGSSIFFKTTQTAERPKLPNTEAFPQPRHVENLINKADGYGWLPLDVVYRLRRYQPSTGVVEEVFQQGHDFELTSVSADGRYVSYLVDDRPADDTDFSRGVSVLDVQTGETVDLTTTLPKGRFSDATLSPDGQRVALVGDDGSFGRHTVANLYLVNRESGELVNRTAELDADLVPDFAGDFVQHPSGKLVRWLTDEDVVFAAAFHGRSQLYVANATDLHLIDDTARQIVDFDVVDSQHVVAAVSYQDKPSELLRLSVRTGEERVLYDPNAAYEDTHEFAHAQRFDFESDDGQDLEGWYLPAQTQAAKEPVLLYVHGGPHANYGETFFYEFQVHASRGFGVVFFNPRGSTSYGQAFEDDVNGHYGENDYDDVMKGLDVALQRFPQLDASRQYIAGGSYGGFMTTWAVGHTKRFAAAVAQRAVTNWISLFGISDIGFYFNPEELGIDLFAQGGLESYWKQSPLAYAQNVTTPIRLLHGEWDMRCPISQSEEFFTAIKRNGVDADFLRYPQSFHGISRSGLPSLRIQRIDDMTEWFVAHPAVQK, encoded by the coding sequence ATGTCGAAGAGTGTTAGCGCGCAAGACTTGTTCAAGTTAGTAGCACTGTCTCAACCATTAGCCAGCAACGGTCAGGTATTTTTCGTTGAAAATGGAGTCGATCAAGCCAGTAACGGGTATGTTTCCCAAATTAAACGGCTCGGTGTCGGCGGTGGCACACAGAATGTGGCAGTTAATGGTCGGTTAAACTTACAGCCAACCGTGGCGGGGAACAGCTTGTACTACACCGCCACCGTAGACCAAGCCAAGGCGCAACTCTTTCGGGTACCAGTAACTGGTGGCGAACCAACGGCCGTCACGACGAGTACGCCTAATGAGGCTGTCAATACGGTGTTTGCCGCTGCGGATGGTTCGAGTATCTTCTTCAAGACCACACAGACGGCGGAACGGCCTAAGTTACCCAATACCGAGGCATTTCCGCAACCCCGGCACGTTGAGAATTTAATCAACAAAGCGGATGGCTATGGATGGCTTCCTTTGGACGTGGTGTACCGGTTGCGACGCTATCAACCGAGCACCGGCGTAGTTGAAGAAGTTTTCCAACAAGGCCATGATTTCGAGTTGACTTCGGTCAGCGCTGACGGTCGGTACGTTTCCTATTTAGTCGATGATCGACCCGCGGATGATACGGACTTTTCCCGGGGTGTCAGCGTATTAGACGTTCAAACGGGTGAGACGGTTGATTTAACGACGACGCTACCTAAAGGCCGTTTCTCAGACGCCACGTTATCCCCAGATGGCCAACGGGTGGCCTTAGTGGGTGACGACGGCTCCTTTGGTCGTCATACTGTGGCGAACCTTTACCTGGTTAACCGGGAGAGTGGGGAATTAGTCAATCGTACCGCTGAATTAGATGCTGATTTGGTTCCAGACTTTGCTGGCGACTTTGTGCAACATCCCAGTGGTAAATTAGTTCGGTGGCTGACCGACGAAGACGTGGTCTTTGCCGCTGCCTTTCACGGACGTTCCCAACTTTACGTGGCGAATGCGACTGACCTGCATTTGATCGATGATACTGCGCGTCAAATCGTGGACTTCGATGTGGTCGATTCTCAGCACGTCGTCGCCGCCGTTTCTTATCAGGATAAGCCGAGTGAGCTCTTACGATTGTCCGTCAGAACGGGTGAGGAGCGGGTATTATATGATCCGAACGCGGCCTATGAGGACACCCATGAGTTTGCCCACGCTCAGCGATTTGATTTTGAATCGGATGATGGTCAGGATTTGGAAGGTTGGTACTTACCGGCCCAAACGCAGGCGGCTAAGGAACCGGTATTGTTGTACGTTCATGGGGGACCGCACGCCAACTATGGCGAAACGTTCTTCTATGAATTTCAGGTGCACGCGAGTCGCGGGTTCGGGGTCGTCTTCTTTAATCCTCGAGGGTCAACCAGTTATGGGCAAGCGTTTGAAGACGATGTGAATGGCCATTATGGTGAAAACGATTATGATGATGTCATGAAGGGCTTAGATGTTGCTTTGCAACGCTTCCCACAATTAGATGCTAGTCGGCAGTACATCGCTGGTGGCTCCTATGGCGGGTTCATGACAACCTGGGCCGTGGGTCACACTAAGCGGTTCGCTGCAGCGGTTGCCCAACGAGCTGTGACTAATTGGATCAGTTTGTTTGGGATTAGTGATATTGGCTTTTACTTTAATCCGGAAGAACTGGGTATTGATCTCTTTGCACAGGGCGGCCTAGAGTCTTACTGGAAGCAGTCACCGTTAGCCTACGCGCAGAACGTGACGACGCCGATTCGGTTGCTTCATGGTGAGTGGGACATGCGCTGCCCTATCAGCCAGTCGGAGGAATTCTTTACGGCCATCAAGCGTAACGGCGTAGATGCAGACTTTTTACGGTACCCGCAGAGTTTCCACGGAATCTCACGGAGTGGGCTGCCCAGCCTGCGGATTCAACGGATCGACGATATGACTGAGTGGTTTGTCGCTCATCCTGCTGTTCAGAAATAA
- a CDS encoding helix-turn-helix domain-containing protein, producing the protein MENVFRQQLVKIRRQQNISQEQLAGQLFVSRQSISKWEQGETSPDIDTLVKLANLLQVDLNELVSGEQPAEASFRADNLETQQANHQSQMNGWEFLSKNWWTIIPILGIVGWMLGAN; encoded by the coding sequence ATGGAGAATGTATTTAGACAGCAGCTGGTTAAAATTCGGCGCCAGCAAAATATCTCACAGGAACAATTGGCCGGACAACTGTTTGTATCACGCCAGTCTATTTCTAAGTGGGAACAGGGGGAAACGTCGCCGGACATTGACACGTTGGTCAAGTTAGCAAATTTATTACAGGTCGATCTGAATGAATTGGTTAGCGGTGAACAGCCCGCTGAAGCGTCTTTCAGAGCCGATAACTTGGAGACGCAACAAGCTAATCATCAGTCACAGATGAATGGTTGGGAATTTTTGTCAAAAAATTGGTGGACAATCATTCCGATTCTGGGGATTGTTGGTTGGATGCTTGGGGCTAATTGA
- a CDS encoding M15 family metallopeptidase, which produces MSQLETGFTNVQALDPSIIVDLRYATTDNFTHRVIYDFTTAIARTGTAKKLAAASAIVKEQGYRLKIWDAYRPVPAQEKLYDVYPDPSFVAKPNPNFSHQKGVTFDLTLCDADGNELEMQTPFDDFTLAAHRNHPRTATQEKNYQILDAAMREAGFFGYENEWWDYRDTQMDDYQPAAANPNDF; this is translated from the coding sequence ATGTCACAACTAGAAACTGGTTTTACCAACGTCCAAGCGCTGGACCCCAGCATCATTGTCGACCTGCGCTACGCCACCACGGACAACTTTACCCACCGTGTGATCTACGATTTCACCACTGCTATCGCCCGCACAGGAACTGCAAAAAAATTGGCCGCAGCGAGTGCCATTGTTAAAGAACAGGGCTACCGGCTAAAAATTTGGGACGCTTATCGTCCCGTACCGGCCCAGGAAAAATTATACGATGTCTACCCTGACCCTTCGTTCGTTGCCAAACCCAATCCAAATTTCTCTCACCAAAAGGGCGTGACCTTCGACCTCACACTCTGTGACGCCGATGGCAACGAACTGGAAATGCAAACGCCTTTCGACGACTTCACCTTAGCTGCTCACCGGAATCATCCCCGTACCGCGACACAGGAAAAGAATTACCAGATCCTGGACGCTGCTATGCGTGAGGCCGGGTTCTTCGGCTACGAAAACGAGTGGTGGGACTACCGCGACACTCAAATGGATGATTACCAACCAGCCGCTGCCAACCCAAATGATTTCTGA